From the Acidobacteriota bacterium genome, one window contains:
- a CDS encoding DUF1579 domain-containing protein, with amino-acid sequence MKPLLIALAAVALCFGAAVADHHEGAQSHEGHAHAEAAEAAETAEAAAPPMGPPAEMKELEIMNGTYTVKFFYKENPMGPDWTETEATAVMSPTVGGGAQQMLFEGNMMGMDFTGMGLTSFDRETKKWQMIWVDSMGARISNYTGDFKDGSLVVSGKDLQGGMTIHSRLSTYNITEKGFDWKYEMSLDGTTYLDAAKATYTKQ; translated from the coding sequence ATGAAACCGTTATTGATCGCCCTTGCAGCCGTAGCCCTTTGTTTCGGGGCCGCCGTCGCGGACCACCATGAAGGGGCCCAGAGCCACGAAGGCCACGCCCATGCCGAGGCTGCCGAAGCCGCCGAGACTGCTGAGGCCGCCGCACCCCCGATGGGCCCCCCGGCGGAGATGAAAGAACTCGAGATCATGAACGGCACCTACACCGTCAAGTTCTTCTACAAGGAGAACCCCATGGGTCCGGACTGGACCGAGACCGAGGCCACCGCAGTGATGAGTCCAACCGTCGGCGGCGGTGCCCAGCAGATGCTGTTCGAGGGCAACATGATGGGCATGGATTTCACCGGGATGGGCCTCACCAGCTTCGACCGCGAGACCAAGAAGTGGCAGATGATCTGGGTCGACAGCATGGGCGCCAGGATTTCGAACTACACCGGCGACTTCAAGGACGGCAGCCTGGTGGTGTCAGGCAAGGACCTGCAGGGGGGCATGACCATTCACTCCCGGCTGTCCACCTACAACATCACCGAGAAAGGTTTCGACTGGAAGTACGAGATGTCCCTGGACGGCACGACCTACCTGGACGCGGCGAAGGCGACCTACACGAAGCAGTAG